One Syngnathoides biaculeatus isolate LvHL_M chromosome 4, ASM1980259v1, whole genome shotgun sequence DNA window includes the following coding sequences:
- the cdk7 gene encoding cyclin-dependent kinase 7, which translates to MALDVKSRAKRYEKLDFLGEGQFATVYKARDKTTDTIVAIKKIKVGHRTEAKDGINRTALREIKLLQELHHPNIIGLLDAFGHKSNISLVFDFMETDLEVIIKDTSLVLTPAHIKAYILMTLQGLEYMHQHWVLHRDLKPNNLLLDGSGVLKLADFGLAKAFGSPNRVYTHQVVTRWYRSPELLFGARMYGVGVDMWAVGCILAELLLRIPFLGGDSDLDQLTKIFEALGTPTEETWPGVSSLPDYVPFKVLPGTPLEHIFSAATDDLLELLHGFFTFNPSTRTTATQALKMKYFSNRPGPTPGPQLPRPNCSAEALREKETVGLKRKFVGLETTTMKKLIF; encoded by the exons ATGGCGCTCGATGTAAAGTCCAGAGCCAAGCGGTACGAAAAGTTGGATTTTCTCGGAGAGGGCCAG TTTGCCACCGTGTACAAAGCCAGAGACAAAACAACTGACACGATAGTCGCCATTAAAAAG ATTAAAGTTGGCCACAGAACTGAAGCTAAAGATG GTATCAATAGGACTGCCCTACGAGAGATCAAACTACTGCAGGAGCTCCATCACCCTAATATTATTGGG ctcctGGACGCATTTGGACACAAATCGAACATCAGCCTGGTTTTTGATTTCATGGAAACTGATCTGGAG GTGATCATCAAGGACACCAGCCTTGTGCTTACTCCAGCCCACATTAAAGCCTACATCCTCATGACTCTTCAGGGATTAGAGTACATGCATCAACACTGGGTCTTACACAGG GATTTGAAGCCCAACAATCTTCTGCTGGACGGGAGCGGAGTGTTGAAGTTGGCGGATTTCGGTTTGGCCAAAGCCTTCGGCAGCCCCAACAGGGTCTACACTCATCAAGTTGTTACCAG GTGGTACCGCTCTCCCGAGCTTCTGTTTGGTGCCCGAATGTACGGAGTAGGTGTTGACATGTGGGCGGTGGGATGCATCCTGGCAGAGTTACTCCTTCGG ATACCATTTCTGGGTGGAGACTCTGATCTTGACCAGCTGACAAAGATCTTTGAGGCTCTTGGGACTCCGACGGAAGAGACATGGCCT GGAGTCAGCAGTCTACCAGACTACGTGCCATTCAAAGTTCTTCCTGGCACACCTCTTGAACACATTTTTAGTGCAGCTACAGATGACTTACTCGAGTTGCTACACGGCTTCTTCACGTTTAACCCTTCAACTAGGACCACAGCCACGCAG GCTCTGAAGATGAAGTACTTCAGCAATCGGCCCGGTCCCACTCCCGGCCCCCAACTTCCCCGACCCAACTGCTCAGCTGAAGCTCTGCGAGAGAAAGAAACAGTCGGGCTAAAGAGGAAATTTGTAGGCCTGGAAACAA CTACCATGAAGAAGTTGATATTCTAA